A genomic window from Leptolyngbya sp. BL0902 includes:
- a CDS encoding type IV pilus twitching motility protein PilT gives MELMIEDLMEEVIERGGSDLHLSAGLPPYIRISGKLTPTEHEPMTSEACQRLIFSMLNNTQRKQLEQTWELDCSYGVKGLARFRVNVYKDRGTYAACLRALSSKIPSMEVLGLPPIVHELAEKPRGLILVTGPTGSGKSTTLASMINNINLTRPEHILTVEDPIEFVYEPIKSLIHQRQIGEDTKSFANALRAALREDPDVILVGEMRDLETISLAISAAETGHLVFGTLHTSSAAQTVDRMIDVFPPEQQQQVRVQLSGSLVAVLSQTLVPKANVKPGEYGRVMAQEIMVITPAIANMIREGKTAQIYGAIQTGGKVGMQTLEKVLADLYKSGTISFEAAMSKTSKPDELQRLLGPAPAAAGAGRR, from the coding sequence ATGGAATTGATGATCGAAGATTTGATGGAAGAGGTAATCGAGCGGGGCGGCTCTGACCTCCACCTCTCGGCGGGACTGCCCCCCTACATTCGGATCAGCGGCAAACTAACGCCCACCGAGCACGAGCCCATGACCTCGGAAGCCTGTCAGCGGCTGATCTTCAGCATGTTGAACAACACCCAGCGCAAGCAGCTAGAGCAAACCTGGGAACTGGACTGTTCCTACGGGGTGAAGGGGCTGGCCCGCTTCCGGGTCAACGTATACAAAGACCGAGGCACCTACGCCGCCTGTCTGCGGGCGCTCAGCTCCAAAATTCCCAGCATGGAAGTTCTGGGATTACCTCCCATCGTCCACGAACTGGCCGAAAAACCGCGCGGCCTCATTCTGGTGACGGGGCCAACGGGTTCCGGGAAATCCACCACCCTGGCCTCGATGATCAACAACATCAACCTCACCCGTCCAGAGCACATTCTGACGGTGGAAGACCCCATCGAGTTTGTCTATGAGCCAATTAAGAGCCTGATTCACCAGCGCCAAATTGGGGAAGATACCAAGAGCTTTGCCAACGCCCTGCGGGCCGCCCTGCGGGAAGACCCCGACGTGATTCTGGTGGGGGAAATGCGTGACCTAGAAACCATCTCCCTGGCCATTTCCGCCGCAGAAACGGGCCACTTAGTCTTTGGCACCCTGCACACCAGTTCCGCCGCCCAAACCGTAGACCGGATGATTGACGTGTTCCCCCCAGAGCAGCAGCAGCAGGTGCGGGTGCAGCTTTCCGGCTCCCTAGTGGCGGTGCTCAGCCAAACCCTAGTGCCCAAGGCCAACGTCAAACCGGGCGAGTATGGTCGGGTGATGGCCCAGGAAATCATGGTGATTACCCCCGCAATTGCCAACATGATTCGGGAGGGCAAAACCGCCCAAATCTACGGGGCCATCCAAACCGGGGGCAAAGTGGGGATGCAGACCCTTGAGAAGGTACTAGCAGACCTTTACAAGTCTGGCACTATCTCCTTTGAAGCCGCCATGTCTAAGACCTCTAAGCCCGACGAACTCCAGCGCCTCCTTGGCCCAGCACCTGCCGCTGCCGGAGCTGGGCGTCGCTAA
- a CDS encoding sulfurtransferase TusA family protein → MDSFLQTTSPVPDFSLDLRGTPCPINFVRTKLQLEKMAPGALLEVWLDAGEPVEQVPDSLRMEGYAIEALEDCGDYCRLQVRRSQ, encoded by the coding sequence ATGGATTCCTTCCTCCAAACAACGTCTCCAGTTCCAGACTTTTCCCTGGACTTACGGGGCACTCCCTGTCCCATCAACTTTGTGCGGACTAAGCTCCAGCTTGAAAAGATGGCCCCCGGTGCCCTGCTAGAGGTGTGGCTCGACGCGGGTGAGCCTGTGGAGCAGGTGCCCGACAGCCTCCGCATGGAGGGCTATGCCATTGAAGCCCTGGAGGACTGCGGCGATTACTGCCGACTCCAGGTGCGACGATCCCAGTGA
- the rsgA gene encoding small ribosomal subunit biogenesis GTPase RsgA: MSRTIASPSTEPETPLWGVVTAVQANYYWVTLEQDAHREVLPCRALLCIRRARLKKIGQRVMVGDRVQVVDPDWEGQRGAIAAVAPRQTVLDRPPIANADQVLLLFALAEPDLDPHQLSRFLVKAESTGLSVLLCFNKQDLVTDHTRRLWQHRLRQWGYDPLLISLHQGEDWLTLQPRLQGRVTVVSGPSGVGKSSLINRLIPAAHLRTNAVSGKLGRGRHTTRHVELFPLPQGGLLADTPGFNQPDLTLHPADLGSCFPEIRRRLAQDACQFNDCLHGDEPGCAVGNDWDRYDLYSTLVAEAEALQAAQASRSPDQAQLKRKVGGLGEIHQEPMLQAKKYRRVSRRRQRQALEDLHYTTTDGADWEDLDDDRSDLRC, translated from the coding sequence GTGAGTCGCACCATAGCCTCCCCCTCGACCGAGCCTGAAACGCCCCTCTGGGGAGTGGTGACGGCGGTGCAGGCCAACTACTATTGGGTGACGCTGGAGCAGGATGCCCACCGGGAAGTACTCCCCTGTCGGGCTTTGCTCTGCATTCGGCGGGCACGATTGAAAAAAATCGGCCAGCGGGTGATGGTGGGCGACCGGGTGCAGGTAGTAGATCCAGACTGGGAAGGGCAGCGGGGAGCCATTGCCGCCGTTGCCCCCCGCCAGACGGTGCTCGACCGACCTCCCATTGCCAATGCGGATCAGGTGCTGCTGCTGTTTGCCCTCGCCGAGCCCGATTTGGATCCCCATCAACTGAGTCGGTTTTTGGTGAAGGCGGAATCCACCGGGCTAAGCGTGTTGCTGTGCTTCAATAAGCAGGACTTAGTGACCGATCACACCCGCCGCCTCTGGCAACATCGGCTGCGCCAGTGGGGCTACGATCCGCTCCTGATTAGCCTCCATCAGGGGGAGGACTGGCTAACGCTTCAGCCTCGGCTCCAGGGCCGGGTGACGGTGGTGTCTGGCCCCTCTGGGGTGGGGAAATCTAGCCTGATTAATCGCCTTATTCCCGCCGCCCATCTCCGCACCAATGCCGTCTCTGGCAAGTTGGGGCGGGGTCGCCACACCACCCGCCATGTGGAACTCTTTCCCCTGCCCCAGGGCGGTCTACTGGCCGACACCCCCGGTTTTAACCAGCCCGACCTCACCCTACATCCTGCCGACCTAGGCTCCTGTTTCCCTGAGATTCGCCGCCGCCTCGCCCAGGATGCCTGTCAGTTTAACGACTGCCTCCATGGCGATGAGCCCGGTTGCGCCGTCGGCAACGACTGGGATCGCTACGATTTGTACAGCACCCTCGTGGCTGAGGCTGAGGCCCTGCAAGCAGCTCAAGCCAGCCGCTCCCCAGACCAAGCCCAGCTCAAACGCAAGGTGGGCGGCCTAGGCGAAATCCACCAGGAACCTATGCTTCAGGCCAAGAAATACCGCCGGGTATCCCGTCGTCGCCAGCGCCAAGCCCTCGAAGACCTCCACTACACCACCACCGACGGGGCCGACTGGGAAGACCTTGATGACGACCGCAGCGATTTAAGATGCTAG
- a CDS encoding cofactor assembly of complex C subunit B, with translation MTETILYSTVFLTLLLMVGLFFFIRASTKDRTEVLILNAPADPMTTLDALTVYFQQRAYRLDARPTLDQMVLKGQVSPSWFLAIFLSSLAAVGGLCFALVLAILVPGVGMAFGGLVLLSPVAGWFYWQRAGREEQIILAAQAGADGDPQVTVTAHRDELLALEQAWKAQLRDLIITAAAEIAPAQP, from the coding sequence GTGACTGAAACGATCCTGTATTCCACTGTATTTTTAACCCTGCTGTTGATGGTGGGGTTATTCTTTTTTATCCGGGCCTCCACGAAGGATCGGACAGAGGTTCTGATTCTCAACGCCCCTGCCGACCCTATGACTACGCTAGATGCCCTCACGGTGTATTTCCAGCAGCGGGCCTACCGTCTAGATGCTCGCCCCACCTTGGATCAGATGGTTCTCAAAGGCCAGGTGAGTCCCAGTTGGTTTCTTGCCATCTTTCTTAGCAGTCTGGCAGCGGTAGGAGGGCTGTGCTTTGCCCTGGTTTTGGCCATTCTGGTGCCTGGGGTAGGCATGGCTTTTGGTGGCCTGGTGCTGCTGTCTCCGGTGGCGGGTTGGTTTTACTGGCAGCGGGCTGGACGGGAAGAGCAGATTATCCTCGCAGCCCAGGCGGGGGCCGACGGTGATCCCCAGGTGACGGTTACGGCCCATCGTGATGAACTCTTGGCCCTTGAACAGGCGTGGAAAGCCCAACTCCGCGATCTGATTATCACCGCTGCCGCCGAAATTGCCCCGGCCCAGCCCTAG
- the dnaJ gene encoding molecular chaperone DnaJ, producing MARDYYDLLGVSRSADQDEIKRAYRRLARKYHPDVNKDPGAEETFKEINRAYEVLSEPEVRARYDRFGEAGVGSAAGAGYQDFGDMGGFADIFESFFSGFSGGMGQGGPRRRSPSRGDDLRLDLKLDFKEAVFGGEKEIKISHLETCGTCSGNGAKPGTRPTTCGTCSGTGQVRRATRTPFGSFTQVSACPTCGGTGEVIEDRCDVCGGSGQTQETKKLKITVPAGVDNGTRLRVSGEGDAGLRGGPSGDLYVYLFVTEDAAFKRDGINLLSDLRVSYLQAILGCKIQVETVDGPVEMEIPAGTQPGTVLTLEDRGVPKLGNPVSRGNHLITIQVDIPTRLKPEERELVEKLAEIRGDKVNRGGIEGFLGGLFRG from the coding sequence ATGGCCCGTGATTACTATGACCTGCTTGGTGTTTCGCGCAGTGCCGATCAAGACGAGATTAAGCGTGCCTATCGCCGCTTAGCCCGCAAATACCACCCAGACGTCAACAAAGATCCCGGCGCGGAGGAAACCTTCAAGGAAATTAACCGAGCCTACGAAGTGCTGTCTGAGCCAGAGGTACGGGCTCGCTACGACCGCTTTGGTGAGGCTGGGGTGGGCAGTGCCGCCGGGGCTGGCTACCAAGACTTTGGCGACATGGGCGGCTTTGCCGACATTTTCGAGAGCTTCTTCAGCGGGTTCTCTGGCGGTATGGGCCAAGGTGGACCACGCCGTCGTAGCCCCAGCCGAGGCGATGATTTGCGCCTTGACCTGAAGCTGGACTTTAAAGAAGCGGTCTTTGGCGGCGAGAAAGAAATCAAAATTAGCCACCTCGAAACCTGCGGCACCTGTAGCGGCAACGGAGCCAAGCCCGGTACGCGCCCCACCACCTGCGGCACCTGTAGCGGCACAGGCCAAGTGCGGCGGGCCACCCGCACCCCCTTCGGCAGCTTTACCCAAGTCTCGGCTTGCCCCACCTGTGGCGGCACGGGTGAGGTGATCGAAGACCGCTGTGATGTCTGTGGCGGCAGTGGCCAAACCCAGGAAACCAAGAAGCTGAAAATTACGGTGCCCGCTGGGGTAGACAATGGCACCCGGCTACGGGTGTCTGGGGAGGGCGACGCTGGACTGCGGGGTGGCCCATCAGGAGATTTGTACGTCTACCTGTTTGTGACGGAAGATGCCGCCTTTAAGCGGGATGGCATCAACCTTCTGTCTGACCTGCGGGTGAGCTACCTGCAAGCTATTCTGGGCTGCAAAATCCAGGTGGAGACCGTGGATGGCCCCGTGGAGATGGAAATTCCGGCAGGTACACAACCGGGCACCGTGCTAACGCTGGAGGATCGTGGTGTACCCAAGCTGGGGAACCCCGTCAGTCGGGGCAATCATTTGATTACGATTCAGGTGGATATTCCCACCCGCCTCAAGCCCGAAGAGCGGGAGCTGGTCGAAAAGCTGGCGGAAATTCGCGGTGACAAGGTCAACCGGGGCGGCATTGAAGGCTTTTTGGGGGGGTTATTTCGCGGATGA
- a CDS encoding metalloregulator ArsR/SmtB family transcription factor has translation MASSPLASPPSVVTSPATDCRFMQLPPETLQLVADFFKVLSESSRLQIMCALKVGPQNVSEIIEATGLGQANVSKHLKILAQAGVVRRQQQGVCVYYQIANAFVFDLCELVCDSLSMQVQQQSEKIAGLEAFRQPLP, from the coding sequence ATGGCTTCCTCTCCCTTGGCCTCCCCGCCCTCCGTCGTAACCTCCCCGGCGACCGACTGCCGCTTTATGCAGCTTCCCCCAGAGACCCTGCAACTGGTCGCCGACTTTTTTAAGGTGCTCTCCGAGTCGAGTCGCCTCCAGATTATGTGTGCCCTCAAGGTTGGCCCCCAGAATGTATCCGAGATTATTGAAGCCACGGGCCTAGGGCAGGCCAATGTGTCTAAACACCTGAAAATTTTGGCCCAGGCGGGGGTTGTCAGGCGTCAGCAGCAGGGCGTGTGCGTGTATTATCAAATCGCTAACGCCTTCGTGTTTGACCTCTGCGAGCTTGTGTGCGACTCGCTGTCCATGCAGGTGCAGCAGCAGTCTGAAAAAATTGCCGGACTAGAAGCCTTTCGCCAGCCCCTACCCTAA
- the grpE gene encoding nucleotide exchange factor GrpE yields MVDEQHQADIPEAAPATEGVEELHEEDAALDIDIDQALDGLEAELAEEPGVRSASGVEVAHFEQQIADLKAQIEDQSNQAIRIAADFENYRKRTAREKEDLENQVKGNTVIELLPVVDNFERARSQIKPQTEAEMAIHKSYQSVYKQLVETLKRLGVSALRAEGQEFDPQLHEAVMREPTADHPEGTVIEEFVRGYQLGDRVLRYAMVKVAAPPEADSPASEES; encoded by the coding sequence ATGGTTGACGAACAGCATCAAGCGGATATCCCCGAAGCAGCGCCCGCCACAGAGGGGGTGGAGGAACTTCACGAAGAGGACGCGGCCCTTGATATTGATATTGATCAGGCCCTAGACGGCCTGGAGGCCGAGCTAGCCGAAGAACCTGGGGTTCGCAGCGCATCTGGGGTCGAGGTAGCCCACTTCGAGCAGCAGATTGCTGACCTTAAAGCCCAGATTGAGGATCAGTCTAACCAGGCCATTCGCATTGCGGCAGACTTTGAAAACTACCGAAAACGCACCGCCCGGGAAAAGGAAGATCTGGAAAACCAGGTCAAAGGCAATACGGTTATTGAATTGCTGCCTGTGGTAGATAACTTTGAGCGGGCTCGATCTCAAATCAAGCCCCAAACCGAGGCAGAGATGGCGATTCACAAGAGCTATCAAAGCGTCTACAAGCAACTTGTGGAGACCCTCAAGCGCCTGGGGGTATCGGCCCTGCGAGCGGAAGGACAAGAGTTTGATCCTCAACTCCACGAGGCGGTTATGCGGGAACCCACCGCTGACCACCCCGAAGGTACGGTGATCGAAGAGTTTGTGCGGGGCTACCAGCTCGGAGATCGAGTTTTGCGCTACGCCATGGTGAAGGTTGCGGCCCCACCGGAAGCGGATAGCCCTGCCTCCGAGGAGAGCTAG
- the dnaK gene encoding molecular chaperone DnaK, with protein MGKVIGIDLGTTNSCVAVLEGGKPVVITSTEGGRTVPSIVGFGKGGERLVGQLAKRQAVTNAENTVYSIKRFIGRRWDDTVAERSRVPYVCVSGRDQTVDVEIRGKTYTPQEVSAMILQKLKQDAEAYLGTDVTQAVITVPAYFTDAQRQATKDAGTIAGLEVLRIINEPTAAALSYGLDKQDQDQTVLVFDLGGGTFDVSILQLGDGVFEVKATAGNNHLGGDDFDNCIVDWLLEAFRNQEGIDLSADRMALQRIREASEKAKIELSNLASTSINLPFITADETGPKHLEMSLTRSHFEQLAADLVKSTLEPVQQALKDAGLAPEGIDRILLVGGSTRMPAVQQAISQYFGGKAPDRSVNPDEAVALGAAIQAGVLGGEVKDLLLLDVTPLSLGIETLGEVFTKIIERNTTIPTSKSQTFSTATDGQTSVEIHVLQGERAMAKDNKSLGKFQLTGIPPAPRGVPQIEVSFEIDADGILQVSALDKGTGRAQSIRITNTGGLSASEVEQMRQDAEVFADEDERRRQVVELANQADGLFNSYDATLRDHGAAMDDSTRANLEAKAAQLRRAVQSPTIQPSALQTCLDELQSALFAIGSSFYSSTNTSSSDDMGFSDYEPEDNGGGYGAAADAGDYDDDLDATVTADYEAID; from the coding sequence ATGGGAAAAGTAATCGGCATCGATTTAGGGACAACGAATAGCTGTGTTGCCGTGCTTGAAGGCGGCAAACCAGTGGTGATTACCAGCACGGAAGGGGGGCGCACGGTGCCCAGCATCGTGGGCTTTGGCAAAGGCGGTGAGCGTCTGGTGGGCCAATTGGCCAAACGCCAAGCCGTCACCAACGCCGAAAACACGGTCTACAGCATTAAACGCTTCATCGGGCGGCGCTGGGATGACACCGTGGCCGAGCGGAGTCGGGTACCCTACGTCTGCGTCAGCGGGCGCGATCAAACCGTTGACGTGGAAATTCGGGGCAAAACCTACACCCCCCAAGAGGTCTCGGCCATGATTCTGCAAAAGCTCAAGCAGGATGCCGAAGCCTACCTGGGCACCGACGTCACCCAGGCGGTGATTACCGTTCCGGCCTACTTCACCGATGCCCAGCGTCAGGCTACCAAGGACGCAGGCACCATCGCTGGCCTAGAAGTCCTGCGGATCATTAACGAGCCCACTGCTGCGGCCCTATCCTATGGCCTAGACAAACAGGATCAAGACCAGACGGTGCTCGTGTTTGACCTTGGGGGCGGCACCTTCGACGTCTCCATCCTGCAACTGGGGGATGGCGTCTTCGAGGTAAAAGCTACGGCGGGCAACAACCACCTCGGTGGCGATGACTTTGATAATTGCATTGTAGACTGGCTCCTCGAAGCCTTCCGCAACCAAGAGGGCATCGACCTCTCAGCGGATCGGATGGCTCTCCAGCGCATCCGGGAGGCGTCTGAAAAAGCCAAGATTGAGCTGTCTAACCTGGCCTCCACCTCCATCAATTTGCCCTTCATTACGGCGGATGAAACCGGGCCAAAGCACCTGGAAATGAGCCTAACGCGGTCTCACTTCGAGCAGTTGGCCGCCGATTTGGTTAAGTCTACCCTGGAGCCCGTGCAGCAAGCCCTGAAGGATGCCGGACTGGCCCCGGAGGGCATTGATCGGATTTTGCTGGTGGGTGGATCCACCCGAATGCCAGCGGTACAGCAGGCCATTAGCCAGTATTTTGGGGGGAAAGCCCCGGATCGTTCCGTCAACCCCGATGAAGCGGTGGCCCTAGGGGCGGCCATCCAGGCGGGGGTGCTGGGGGGCGAGGTCAAGGATCTGCTGCTGCTAGACGTAACACCGCTGTCCTTGGGTATCGAAACCCTGGGCGAAGTGTTCACCAAGATTATTGAGCGGAACACGACCATTCCCACCAGCAAATCCCAGACCTTCTCCACCGCCACCGACGGCCAGACCTCGGTAGAGATCCACGTGCTCCAAGGGGAGCGGGCCATGGCCAAGGACAATAAGAGCCTCGGCAAGTTCCAACTCACGGGTATCCCTCCGGCTCCCCGGGGTGTCCCTCAAATCGAAGTCTCCTTTGAGATCGACGCCGACGGCATTTTGCAGGTATCTGCCCTCGATAAAGGCACCGGACGCGCCCAGAGCATCCGCATCACCAACACCGGAGGGCTCAGCGCCAGCGAAGTGGAGCAAATGCGCCAGGATGCAGAGGTCTTTGCGGACGAAGACGAGCGGCGGCGACAGGTGGTGGAACTGGCCAACCAGGCCGACGGTCTCTTCAACAGCTACGATGCCACCCTGCGCGACCACGGGGCCGCCATGGATGACTCCACTCGCGCCAACCTGGAAGCTAAGGCCGCTCAACTGCGCCGTGCCGTCCAGAGTCCTACCATTCAACCATCGGCGCTGCAAACTTGCCTCGACGAGCTTCAGTCGGCTCTCTTTGCCATCGGCTCTAGCTTCTACAGCAGCACCAACACCTCAAGCTCTGACGACATGGGATTCTCGGACTACGAGCCCGAAGACAATGGAGGAGGCTATGGTGCTGCCGCCGATGCGGGTGACTATGACGACGACCTCGATGCCACCGTCACCGCCGACTACGAGGCCATTGATTAG
- a CDS encoding GspE/PulE family protein — protein sequence MTNSPSSRRALVLQRSFSPFGNKLIQTGYVDSEQMQKALAESRKTGQSLTDVLESLTGQQLAPELLRQYKKQQLFELKILYGVESLDPELSDVSAAQIGSLIDTLIPVDVCRRHRLVPLAQEEGDQPAVLVAMVDPENLEAQDDLNRILRPRNMALRRMVITVEDFQRLISTYLDEAVAKQKKEELDAAVDVRTSLEELDYGGDLEDVIDQEADLGEALKDAGAAPVIALVNKILVKALQEGVSDIHIEPQEEYLRVRFRKDGVLKEALPRMPKKIIPAVTARFKIISDLDIAERRAPQDGRIRRIFQGRKVDFRVNTLPSRCGEKVVLRILDNSVTQLGLDKLITDPTSLKIVQEMAARPFGLLLVTGPTGSGKTTTLYSVLSERNDPGINISTAEDPIEYTLEGLTQVQVIREKGMDFSAILRAFLRQDPDVILVGETRDRETAKTAIEAALTGHMVLTTLHTNDAAGAIARLDEMGVESFMVSSALIGVLAQRLLRRVCGDCRIAYQPSVDELAHFGLSASADGEVTFYKANTLSIDQVAEARAKNTLCPTCQGGGYKGRVGVYEVLRVTERIQKLISDGAPTEVIKEAAVEEGMQTLLAYSLSLVRQGYTTLDEVERVTFTDTGLEAELKAKRKASLTCSCCSAELQQEWLDCPYCLTPRFAE from the coding sequence ATGACTAATTCTCCTTCGTCTCGGCGGGCGCTTGTTCTACAACGAAGTTTTTCGCCCTTTGGCAATAAGCTGATCCAAACGGGCTACGTAGATTCGGAACAGATGCAGAAAGCCCTCGCGGAGAGCCGCAAAACCGGGCAATCCCTGACCGATGTCCTCGAGTCTTTGACCGGGCAGCAGTTGGCCCCAGAACTGCTGCGCCAGTACAAGAAGCAGCAACTCTTTGAGCTGAAGATTCTCTACGGGGTCGAGTCCCTCGATCCAGAACTCAGCGATGTCTCAGCCGCCCAGATCGGTAGCCTGATTGACACGCTCATTCCGGTGGATGTCTGCCGCCGCCACCGCCTCGTCCCCCTAGCCCAAGAGGAGGGGGATCAGCCAGCGGTACTCGTGGCCATGGTCGATCCTGAAAACCTTGAGGCCCAGGACGACCTGAACCGCATCCTGCGCCCCCGCAACATGGCCCTGCGCCGCATGGTGATTACCGTTGAAGACTTTCAGCGGCTCATCTCCACCTACCTCGATGAGGCGGTTGCCAAGCAGAAAAAAGAAGAACTCGATGCCGCCGTTGACGTCCGCACCAGCCTAGAGGAACTGGATTATGGTGGCGACCTAGAGGACGTCATTGACCAGGAAGCTGATCTTGGCGAGGCCCTGAAGGATGCTGGGGCGGCTCCGGTCATTGCCCTAGTGAACAAAATTCTGGTGAAGGCGCTGCAAGAGGGCGTTTCCGACATCCACATCGAGCCCCAGGAAGAGTATCTGCGGGTGCGCTTCCGCAAAGATGGGGTGCTGAAGGAAGCCCTGCCCCGGATGCCGAAAAAAATCATCCCAGCGGTAACAGCCCGCTTCAAGATCATCTCCGACCTCGACATTGCCGAGCGACGGGCTCCCCAGGATGGCCGGATTCGCCGGATCTTCCAGGGTCGTAAGGTAGACTTTCGGGTCAACACCTTGCCCAGCCGCTGCGGCGAGAAGGTGGTGCTGCGGATTCTGGATAACTCCGTCACCCAACTGGGGCTCGACAAGCTCATCACCGACCCCACCTCCCTCAAAATTGTCCAGGAAATGGCAGCGCGGCCCTTTGGGCTCTTGCTAGTGACGGGGCCAACGGGTTCCGGGAAAACCACGACCCTCTACTCGGTGCTGTCGGAGCGCAATGATCCTGGCATCAACATCAGCACCGCCGAAGACCCGATTGAATACACCCTAGAAGGGCTCACCCAGGTGCAGGTGATTCGGGAAAAGGGCATGGACTTTTCCGCCATTCTGCGGGCCTTTTTGCGCCAAGACCCGGATGTGATTCTGGTGGGGGAAACCCGCGACCGAGAAACCGCCAAAACCGCCATTGAAGCGGCCCTCACCGGGCACATGGTGCTCACCACCCTACACACCAACGACGCCGCCGGGGCCATCGCCCGTTTGGATGAAATGGGGGTGGAATCCTTCATGGTGTCTAGCGCCCTGATTGGGGTGCTGGCCCAACGCCTCCTGCGGCGGGTCTGCGGCGATTGCCGCATTGCCTACCAGCCCAGCGTGGACGAACTGGCCCACTTTGGCCTCAGCGCCTCCGCCGATGGCGAAGTGACCTTCTACAAGGCCAACACCCTCTCCATCGACCAGGTGGCCGAAGCGCGGGCAAAAAATACCCTCTGTCCCACCTGTCAGGGCGGTGGCTATAAAGGCCGGGTCGGGGTCTATGAAGTGCTGCGGGTGACGGAGCGCATTCAAAAGCTGATCTCCGACGGGGCACCGACGGAGGTGATCAAAGAAGCCGCCGTAGAGGAGGGAATGCAGACCCTGCTGGCCTACAGTCTGTCCCTGGTGCGCCAGGGCTATACCACCCTCGATGAAGTCGAGCGCGTTACCTTTACCGACACGGGCCTAGAGGCCGAACTGAAGGCAAAGCGGAAAGCGTCGCTGACCTGTAGCTGTTGTAGCGCCGAATTGCAGCAGGAGTGGTTAGACTGCCCCTACTGCCTCACCCCCCGCTTTGCGGAGTAG
- a CDS encoding type II secretion system F family protein, whose protein sequence is MPTYVAIGRDATGSQRKERISAETPNDARTLLKNQGLFVLEIKEEKGFNFSMEAISTSMTKVTVKDKAIFSRQFAALVNAGVALVRGLGVLADDCTNPKLKQALLAINADVQQGTNLSDAMRKHPACFDNLYVALVQAGEVGGVLDEVLNRLAKLLEDLNRLQNQIKSAMTYPVVVGLLAVTIFIAMTMFLLPIFADMFEQMDAELPAFTQMMLLISSFLRKFHNWVLMIAIIFSSSFAFKRYYATLNGRRTVDRMALKMPLFGDLIQKTATARFCRTFGSLSKAGVPILTSLEIVRDTAGNQVISEAVDEARKDVQTGGMISIALQKYGVFPTMAIQMISIGEETGELDGMLMKVADFYEDEVEQAVKSLTSIMEPIMIVVLGGMVGSILVSMYLPMFKIMDVVQ, encoded by the coding sequence ATGCCTACCTACGTTGCCATTGGTCGTGATGCCACCGGAAGCCAGCGGAAAGAACGGATTTCTGCCGAAACCCCCAACGATGCCCGCACCCTGCTGAAGAATCAAGGTTTATTTGTCCTAGAGATCAAAGAGGAGAAGGGTTTTAACTTCAGTATGGAGGCCATCTCCACGTCAATGACCAAGGTGACGGTCAAAGACAAAGCGATTTTCTCCCGCCAGTTTGCAGCCCTAGTGAACGCTGGGGTAGCCCTCGTGCGGGGGCTAGGCGTCTTGGCCGACGACTGTACCAACCCTAAGCTGAAACAGGCGCTCCTAGCCATCAACGCCGACGTGCAGCAGGGCACCAACCTCTCTGACGCCATGCGGAAGCACCCCGCCTGCTTTGACAACCTCTACGTAGCGCTGGTGCAAGCCGGAGAAGTGGGCGGGGTGCTCGATGAGGTGTTGAACCGCCTAGCCAAACTCCTAGAAGACCTCAACCGCTTGCAGAACCAGATCAAATCCGCCATGACCTACCCGGTCGTGGTCGGGTTGCTGGCGGTCACGATCTTCATTGCCATGACGATGTTTCTCCTGCCCATCTTCGCGGATATGTTTGAACAGATGGATGCAGAGCTGCCTGCCTTCACTCAGATGATGCTGTTGATTAGCTCCTTTTTGCGTAAGTTTCACAACTGGGTGCTGATGATTGCCATCATTTTCTCCTCTAGCTTTGCCTTTAAGCGCTACTACGCTACCCTCAATGGCCGCCGCACCGTAGATCGCATGGCTCTGAAAATGCCTCTGTTCGGCGACCTAATTCAAAAAACGGCCACTGCCCGCTTCTGCCGCACCTTTGGTTCCCTCTCCAAAGCAGGCGTCCCCATTCTGACCTCTCTGGAAATCGTCCGCGATACCGCTGGCAACCAGGTGATTTCTGAGGCGGTGGATGAAGCCCGTAAGGACGTACAAACCGGGGGGATGATTAGCATTGCCCTTCAGAAATACGGCGTTTTCCCCACCATGGCCATTCAGATGATCAGCATTGGCGAAGAAACTGGGGAACTGGATGGGATGTTGATGAAGGTGGCGGACTTCTACGAAGATGAAGTAGAACAGGCCGTGAAATCCCTCACGAGCATCATGGAGCCGATCATGATTGTGGTGCTGGGGGGCATGGTAGGCTCCATCCTAGTGTCGATGTACCTGCCGATGTTCAAAATCATGGACGTGGTGCAGTAG